The Streptomyces sp. NBC_01317 genomic interval GCTCGGCGACGGCTGCCCGGCCATGGCCGTCACCGGCTGCACCGAGACACCCGCGACCCGTCTCCCGTACCGCGGTGTCAGCATCGATCTGGTGGAGGTGGCAGGTGCAGCCCTCTGAGGAGCGGTTCGACGCGGCCCTCGCCGCGCCGGAGCGTACCCCCGTCCACTCCACCCGCCTCGGCGGCGAGGAACTCGGCGAGCAGATCCAGTCCTGGAAGGTCGAGCGGGCCTACAACACCGATCTCCCCGAAGCCATGCGGGCGTTCAGCGGCAGCGCCTCGGCGCAGTTCGAGGCGCAGCTGAGCGGCCGGGTCGAGGACCAGGACACCGAAGGGAGGGGCCCGGTCGCCGAGCCCGCTCCGCGCCTGTACTCCGCCTGGGCGGACCGCGCCACCGGCGACGCCGTGCGCCCGGGCCAGTCCGTCGTCCACGAGACAGGCGTCAACGGCCGTACGCTGCCGGCCTTCCGGGGCACCATCCGCTCCCGTACGGCCGCCTCCGGCAGCGACACCGTCACCGTCCAGGCCCTCGACGGCGCCGAGCGGCTGCGGGGCCCCGCCTCGCTGCCCCGCCCCTACCACGGCGTCTGGACCGGCCTGCGGATCGCGTCCGCCCCCTGGTGCGTGGACGAACTGCTGCGGCAGGGCGGCATCCACACCTGCCCGCCGCCCCGCGCGCCGCAGGCCGACGCCGACGACACCAACGCCTTCACCGCGCTCTACGCCTCCCTGCACGGCGGCGTCAACGCGACCTACGGCCAGCCCGAGTCGGTTCCCGCGAACAGCCAGTACGACTGGATCCGCGAAGGCGCCCCCTTCGAGATGGCCCTGATGCCGAAGGCGGCCGGACTCACGGCTTCCTGGATGCCGCGCTCGCGGTTTGTCGTGCCCGGCAAGGTCTTCCTGCTCGAATGCTGGGTCAACACGGCGAAGAGCAGGGGGAACAAGCTCGAACTCAGTGTCGTGCTCGACCGGAGCGGTGGCGCCTACGGCCACCTGACGGGGAGCATCGACATCGCGGCGGGCACCCTCGCCATGTACTCCGGGACCCAGGGCACCCCGGTGGGCGGTTTCGTCTGGACGTTCGGCGCGCTGGCCGCCCTCAAGGGCAACTGGCACATCGGATTCCTCTTCGACACCCGGTCGTCGGGGACCAGTGTGCTGCCGACCGTCGCACCCCGGCTGACCGGTCCTGACGGCTCGTACCACGTCGGTGGCACAGGAACCTTCACCCAGACGGTGATGAGCCAGCCGCGCGCCGAGGTCCACCACGTCGACCTCACCACCGACATGGCGGTGGAGTGCCTCCAGCTGACCGACCGGATCTGGCCCGACGTCCCGTCCTACCCCCGCGACGAGTGGGAGCAGAAGGGGAAGTGGACCAAGGGCGCGGTGCTGGACGACGAGGCGCTGCCGATCTACGCCATGCCCAGGGTGACGGGCTCGCAGTGGGACGTGATCACCGAGATCGCCCGCGCGAGCATGTCCACCGCGGAGTTCGACGAACAGGGCGTCTTCCACTGGAAGGGCCCGTCCCGCTTCGGCAGGGTACCGGCCGAGCCCGACCTCACCGTGACCACCCGCAGGGACATCGCCGCCCTCACCGTCAGCGAGGAGATCGACGCCTGCCGCAACCACTGCGAGCAGCCCTACCAGGACTGGTCCGGCGTCGCCCGCGTCAACGGTGACGTCGTGGACGACACGGCGGTCCGGCGGATCGATCCCGGTACGTCGGTGGAGATCTCCTACGCGGTCGCCGAGGACGAGTTCGACATCGGACCGCTGGTCGTCACCGACGACTCGGTGGTGAACGACGGCCACCGGGTGCGCTTCGGTACCGCCGCGACCGGTGGTACGGCGGTCAAGGGCGTGGTCTCCGTCAGCTGCCGCCGCGAGGGCCCCACGTACATCGCCCGCTTCACCAACACCGGGACCGTACCGCTGTGGACCGTCACCAAGGACGGCAAGCCCTCGGCCAGGATCGTCCCCCAGAAGGCGACCGGCGATCCCCAGCTGCGCCAGGCGGCCTGGTGGAGCCCGGAGAGCCAGCAGTACTACGGCCGCCAGCAGTACGCGGCCCCCGCCTCCGAGTGGGTGCAGAACGGGAGTTCGGCCAGCGGCCTCGCACAGACCATGCTCAACGCCGGCCGCTATCCGGTACCGGTGCTGGGGGAGGTCGAGGTGCTCCACGATCCGCGGATCCAACTCGGTGACGCCGTACGGGTGGTCGACACGGCGGGGGCCCAACTCGACACGCTCGCCTGGGTGGTCGGGACGCGTACGACCTACACCGCGGGCGCCGCGCCGCAGCAGACACTCACGCTGCGGGGGACGTCGTACAACGGCGTGCCGCGGGACGCGGGGCTGACCCCGGACGGACCGGTCGACCCGTCGTACGGCACGCGGCGTACGTACGCCCAGGTCACCGCCCAGTACGCGACGCTCGCCGACCTGAGGGCCGGGGAGCCGGACTACCGCGCGCTGCTGGTGGCGGTACCGGTGACCCTCGGGGCGGCGGCCAGGACCGGTACGACCACCACAACCGCCGTCGCGGTGGCGGGAGGAGAGAGCCGGTGAGCGCGCAGAAGAAGCGGAACGGCCCGGCGGCCGGGGCGCGGGGGGTGCCGGCGCTCGCGCCGGCCGCCGTGTCCGGGGCCGTACCGGATTCCGAGGCCGTGCCTGATCCCGTGGCCGTACCGGATTCCGAGGCCGCGCCCGATCCCGAGGCCGTGCCTGATCCCGTGGCCGTACCGGATTCCGAGGCCGCGCCCGATCCCGAGGCCGCGCCCGACGCCGAACAGCCGGCCGACGATCCGCTGCCCCCGGAACCTCCGCAGCCACCGGTACCGATCGACAGCCCCGGCGCGGGCGCGGGCGACCGGGGTACGAGCCCCGACGTCCTGCCCCCGTCGCGCGAGGGCTGACCAGGCGCCGCCCCCTGCCGCCCCCGCCCCGCCGCCCCGCCGCCCCTTCCGTACACCCAGGAGGTCCTGCCATGGCCGTGCTCACCCCCCTCGGCAATCTGCCCTACCCGCAGCCCACCGACGCCGCCAACGTCCCTCTCCACATCCAGTCGCTCGCCGAGGCCATCGACGGCCGTACCGTCCTGCGCTTCGCCGACGCCGCCACCCGGGACGCCAGGGTCACCGCGCCGGTCGCCGGCATGCTCGTCTGGCTCACCACCCCCGGCCGTTTCTTCCTCTACTCCGGCACCCAGTGGCAGCCCGTCGTCCCGGGCGCCGTGCACAAGGCCAACACGACGGCCGGCACCCTCGCGGCGGTCACCACGTACACCGAGACACTCACCGGCTCCACCGGCGACCCGACGGCGGTCACGTTCACCGTGCCGCTCTCCGGCTCGGTCCTGGTCTCGGTGGGCGCGCGCATCAGCAGCAGCGCCGCCGCCGCGTCCTTCATGTCGGCGAACATCCGCACCGGTACGACCGTCACGCTGGCGGCCGCCGACGCGCGCGCGGCGATCGTCACCGGTACGAACCAGTGCTCCGCCTCCACGCAGTTCCAGGTCAACGGGCTCACGTCCGGAGCCGTCTGCACCGCGACCGCCGCCTACAAGTCGGCCGCGTCCAACACCTCCACCTTCACCAACCGATTCGTGACCGTGACGCCGCTGATGTGACGCCCTCGGCGGCATCCGTTCACGACGACGCCCACGACGTGAGGAGCCGGCCCATGGCCGCACCGCTGTCCGCCGACGCCCTCGTCCGCGCCCTGCGCGGCGAGGGCGTCCGCGTCGCCGAGCACGGCGACTGGAAGACCCACAACCGCAACCACAAGGGCCCCTGGGGCCCCGTCCACGGCGTGATGCTGCACCACACCGCGGGCGTCGACAGCCTCGCGCTCTGCCGCGGCGGCACTCCTGACCTGCCGGGCCCCCTCTGCATCGGCCTGCTCACCAAGGACGGCACGGTCCATCTCGTCGGCTACGGGCGGACGAACCACGCCGGCAACGGTTCGGCCGCCGTCCTCGAAGCCGTACGCGCCGAAAGGCCCCTGCCCGCCCGGGGACCGGACGCCGTGGACGGCAACGCCCGGTTCTACGGCTTCGAGATCGAGAACCTCGGCAACGGCCGCGACCCCTATCCCGCCGTCCAACTCGACGCCGCCGAGCGGCTGTCGGCGGCGCTGTGCCGGGCGCACGGCTGGTCGGCGCGGAGTGTGATCGCGCACAAGGAGTGGACGCGACGGAAGATCGATCCCTCGTTCGCGATGCCCGCGATGCGGGACCGGGTCACCGCCCGCCTGGGCTCGGAGCCGGCCCCTCCGGCCCCTCCCACCGGTCCCGGCACCCCGCAGAAACCCGGGTACGAGACGTTCCCCGGCGCCGCCTTCTTCGTGCCCGGCAGGAACAGCCCGCTGATCACGGCTGTCGGCCGACGGCTGGTCGCCGAGGGCTGCGGACGGTACGAGATCGGCCCGGGGCCCGTGTGGGGCGCGGCCGACACCCGTTCGTACGCCGCGTGGCAGCGCGAGCTCGGCTACACCGGCCCCGATGCCGACGGCATCCCGGGACGGACCAGTTGGGACCGGCTGCGCGTCCCCCGT includes:
- a CDS encoding peptidoglycan-binding protein, translating into MAAPLSADALVRALRGEGVRVAEHGDWKTHNRNHKGPWGPVHGVMLHHTAGVDSLALCRGGTPDLPGPLCIGLLTKDGTVHLVGYGRTNHAGNGSAAVLEAVRAERPLPARGPDAVDGNARFYGFEIENLGNGRDPYPAVQLDAAERLSAALCRAHGWSARSVIAHKEWTRRKIDPSFAMPAMRDRVTARLGSEPAPPAPPTGPGTPQKPGYETFPGAAFFVPGRNSPLITAVGRRLVAEGCGRYEIGPGPVWGAADTRSYAAWQRELGYTGPDADGIPGRTSWDRLRVPRAGGAVSKEGGPA